In a genomic window of Callithrix jacchus isolate 240 chromosome 22, calJac240_pri, whole genome shotgun sequence:
- the GIPR gene encoding gastric inhibitory polypeptide receptor isoform X1, translated as MTTSPTLQLLLRLLLWGLLLRRAETGSERQTAGELYQRWKRYRKECQETLAAAEPPSGLSCNGSFDMYVCWDYAAPNATARASCPWYLPWYRHVAEGVVLRQCGSDGQWGLWRDHTQCENPDKNEAFLDQRLILERLQVMYTVGYSLSLTTLLLALLILTLFRRLHCTRNYIHINLFASFMLRAAAILSRDRLLPQPGPYPGDQAPALWNQALAACRTAQIVTQYCVGANYTWLLVEGVYLHSLLVLVGGSEGGHFRCYLLLGWGAPALFVIPWVIVRYLYENTQCWERNEVKAIWWIIRTPILMTILVGLVPPPPGCPQGFPILGSGVPPPAPPERDRGWLSPYLSPQINFLIFIRILGILLSKLRTRQMRCRDYRLRLARSTLTLVPLLGVHEVVFAPVTEEQAQGALRFAKLGFEIFLSSFQGFLVSVLYCFINKEVQSEIRRGWHHCRLRRSLGEEQRHLPECVSRALRSGSGPIEVPTGRALSLGTLPGPRNEASRVLESYC; from the exons ATGACTACCTCTCCTaccctgcagctgctgctgcGGCTCTTGCTGTGGGGGCTGCTGCTACGGAGGGCGGAG acAGGCTCCGAGAGGCAGACGGCGGGGGAGCTATACCAGCGCTGGAAACGGTACCGCAAGGAGTGCCAGGAGACCCTGGCAGCCGCGGAACCGCCCTCAG gcCTCTCCTGTAACGGGTCCTTCGATATGTACGTCTGCTGGGACTATGCTGCACCTAACGCCACTGCCCGTGCGTCCTGCCCCTGGTACCTGCCCTGGTACCGCCACG TGGCTGAAGGTGTCGTCCTCCGCCAGTGTGGCAGTGATGGCCAGTGGGGACTTTGGAGAGATCATACACAATGTGAGAACCCAGACAAGAATGAGGCCTTTCTG GACCAAAGGCTCATCTTGGAGCGGCTACAGGTCATGTACACTGTCGGCTACTCCCTGTCTCTCACCACACTGCTGCTAGCCCTGCTCATCTTGACTTTGTTCAG GCGGCTGCATTGCACTAGAAACTACATCCACATCAACCTGTTTGCGTCTTTCATGCTGCGAGCGGCGGCTATTCTCAGCCGAGATCGTCTACTGCCTCAACCCGGCCCCTACCCTGGGGACCAGGCCCCTGCACTGTGGAACCAG GCCCTCGCTGCCTGCCGCACGGCTCAGATCGTGACCCAGTACTGCGTGGGTGCCAACTACACGTGGCTGTTGGTGGAGGGAGTCTACCTGCACAGTCTCCTGGTGCTCGTGGGCGGCTCCGAGGGGGGCCACTTCCGCTGCTACCTGCTCCTCGGCTGGG GGGCCCCCGCGCTTTTCGTCATTCCCTGGGTGATCGTCAGGTACCTGTACGAGAACACGCA gtgctgggagcGCAATGAAGTCAAGGCCATTTGGTGGATCATACGGACCCCCATTCTCATGACCATCTTGGTAGGATTggtcccacctccaccaggcTGTCCTCAGGGATTTCCCATTCTGGGAAGTGGGGTGCCACCTCCTGCCCCTCCAGAACGGGATCGTGGCTGGCTCAGCCCCTATCTCTCCCCACAgattaatttcctcatttttatccGCATTCTTGGTATACTCCTGTCCAAGCTGAGGACAAGGCAAATGCGCTGCCGGGATTACCGGCTGAG GCTGGCTCGCTCCACGCTAACGCTGGTGCCCCTACTGGGTGTCCACGAGGTGGTGTTTGCTCCCGTGACCGAGGAACAGGCCCAGGGAGCCCTGCGCTTCGCCAAGCTCGGCTTTGAGATCTTCCTCAGCTCCTTCCAG GGCTTCCTGGTCAGCGTCCTCTACTGCTTCATCAACAAGGAG GTGCAGTCGGAGATCCGCCGTGGCTGGCACCACTGCCGCCTGCGACGCAGCCTGGGCGAGGAGCAGCGCCACCTCCCGGAGTGCGTCTCCCGGGCCCTGCGCTCCGGCTCCGGCCCCATAGAGGTTCCTACCGGCCGCGCCTTGTCCTTGGGGACCCTCCCAGGGCCCAGGAATGAGGCCAGCCGGGTGTTAGAAAGTTACTGCTAG
- the SNRPD2 gene encoding small nuclear ribonucleoprotein Sm D2: MSLLNKPKSEMTPEELQKREEEEFNTGPLSVLTQSVKNNTQVLINCRNNKKLLGRVKAFDRHCNMVLENVKEMWTEVPKSGKGKKKSKPVNKDRYISKMFLRGDSVIVVLRNPLIAGK, encoded by the exons AT GAGCCTCCTCAACAAGCCCAAGAGTGAGATGACCCCAGAGGAGCTGCAGAAGCGAGAGGAGGAGGAATTTAACACAGGTCCACTCTCTGTGCTCACGCAGTCCGTCAAGAACAACACCCAAGTGCTCATCAACTGCCGCAACAATAAGAAACTCCTGGGCCGCGTGAAGGCCTTTGATAG GCACTGCAACATGGTGCTGGAGAACGTGAAGGAGATGTGGACTGAGGTACCCAAGAGCGGCAAGGGCAAGAAGAAGTCCAAGCCGGTCAACAAAGACCGCTACATCTCCAAGATGTTCCTGCGTGGGGACTCGGTCATCGTGGTCCTGCGGAATCCGCTTATCGCCGGCAAGTAG
- the GIPR gene encoding gastric inhibitory polypeptide receptor isoform X3 produces MTTSPTLQLLLRLLLWGLLLRRAETGSERQTAGELYQRWKRYRKECQETLAAAEPPSGLSCNGSFDMYVCWDYAAPNATARASCPWYLPWYRHVAEGVVLRQCGSDGQWGLWRDHTQCENPDKNEAFLDQRLILERLQVMYTVGYSLSLTTLLLALLILTLFRRLHCTRNYIHINLFASFMLRAAAILSRDRLLPQPGPYPGDQAPALWNQALAACRTAQIVTQYCVGANYTWLLVEGVYLHSLLVLVGGSEGGHFRCYLLLGWGAPALFVIPWVIVRYLYENTQCWERNEVKAIWWIIRTPILMTILINFLIFIRILGILLSKLRTRQMRCRDYRLRLARSTLTLVPLLGVHEVVFAPVTEEQAQGALRFAKLGFEIFLSSFQGFLVSVLYCFINKEVQSEIRRGWHHCRLRRSLGEEQRHLPECVSRALRSGSGPIEVPTGRALSLGTLPGPRNEASRVLESYC; encoded by the exons ATGACTACCTCTCCTaccctgcagctgctgctgcGGCTCTTGCTGTGGGGGCTGCTGCTACGGAGGGCGGAG acAGGCTCCGAGAGGCAGACGGCGGGGGAGCTATACCAGCGCTGGAAACGGTACCGCAAGGAGTGCCAGGAGACCCTGGCAGCCGCGGAACCGCCCTCAG gcCTCTCCTGTAACGGGTCCTTCGATATGTACGTCTGCTGGGACTATGCTGCACCTAACGCCACTGCCCGTGCGTCCTGCCCCTGGTACCTGCCCTGGTACCGCCACG TGGCTGAAGGTGTCGTCCTCCGCCAGTGTGGCAGTGATGGCCAGTGGGGACTTTGGAGAGATCATACACAATGTGAGAACCCAGACAAGAATGAGGCCTTTCTG GACCAAAGGCTCATCTTGGAGCGGCTACAGGTCATGTACACTGTCGGCTACTCCCTGTCTCTCACCACACTGCTGCTAGCCCTGCTCATCTTGACTTTGTTCAG GCGGCTGCATTGCACTAGAAACTACATCCACATCAACCTGTTTGCGTCTTTCATGCTGCGAGCGGCGGCTATTCTCAGCCGAGATCGTCTACTGCCTCAACCCGGCCCCTACCCTGGGGACCAGGCCCCTGCACTGTGGAACCAG GCCCTCGCTGCCTGCCGCACGGCTCAGATCGTGACCCAGTACTGCGTGGGTGCCAACTACACGTGGCTGTTGGTGGAGGGAGTCTACCTGCACAGTCTCCTGGTGCTCGTGGGCGGCTCCGAGGGGGGCCACTTCCGCTGCTACCTGCTCCTCGGCTGGG GGGCCCCCGCGCTTTTCGTCATTCCCTGGGTGATCGTCAGGTACCTGTACGAGAACACGCA gtgctgggagcGCAATGAAGTCAAGGCCATTTGGTGGATCATACGGACCCCCATTCTCATGACCATCTTG attaatttcctcatttttatccGCATTCTTGGTATACTCCTGTCCAAGCTGAGGACAAGGCAAATGCGCTGCCGGGATTACCGGCTGAG GCTGGCTCGCTCCACGCTAACGCTGGTGCCCCTACTGGGTGTCCACGAGGTGGTGTTTGCTCCCGTGACCGAGGAACAGGCCCAGGGAGCCCTGCGCTTCGCCAAGCTCGGCTTTGAGATCTTCCTCAGCTCCTTCCAG GGCTTCCTGGTCAGCGTCCTCTACTGCTTCATCAACAAGGAG GTGCAGTCGGAGATCCGCCGTGGCTGGCACCACTGCCGCCTGCGACGCAGCCTGGGCGAGGAGCAGCGCCACCTCCCGGAGTGCGTCTCCCGGGCCCTGCGCTCCGGCTCCGGCCCCATAGAGGTTCCTACCGGCCGCGCCTTGTCCTTGGGGACCCTCCCAGGGCCCAGGAATGAGGCCAGCCGGGTGTTAGAAAGTTACTGCTAG
- the GIPR gene encoding gastric inhibitory polypeptide receptor isoform X2: protein MTTSPTLQLLLRLLLWGLLLRRAETGSERQTAGELYQRWKRYRKECQETLAAAEPPSGLSCNGSFDMYVCWDYAAPNATARASCPWYLPWYRHVAEGVVLRQCGSDGQWGLWRDHTQCENPDKNEAFLDQRLILERLQVMYTVGYSLSLTTLLLALLILTLFRRLHCTRNYIHINLFASFMLRAAAILSRDRLLPQPGPYPGDQAPALWNQALAACRTAQIVTQYCVGANYTWLLVEGVYLHSLLVLVGGSEGGHFRCYLLLGWGAPALFVIPWVIVRYLYENTQCWERNEVKAIWWIIRTPILMTILINFLIFIRILGILLSKLRTRQMRCRDYRLRLARSTLTLVPLLGVHEVVFAPVTEEQAQGALRFAKLGFEIFLSSFQGFLVSVLYCFINKEVGRAPTASRALWWPRGGTAPPLSTTVSQVQSEIRRGWHHCRLRRSLGEEQRHLPECVSRALRSGSGPIEVPTGRALSLGTLPGPRNEASRVLESYC from the exons ATGACTACCTCTCCTaccctgcagctgctgctgcGGCTCTTGCTGTGGGGGCTGCTGCTACGGAGGGCGGAG acAGGCTCCGAGAGGCAGACGGCGGGGGAGCTATACCAGCGCTGGAAACGGTACCGCAAGGAGTGCCAGGAGACCCTGGCAGCCGCGGAACCGCCCTCAG gcCTCTCCTGTAACGGGTCCTTCGATATGTACGTCTGCTGGGACTATGCTGCACCTAACGCCACTGCCCGTGCGTCCTGCCCCTGGTACCTGCCCTGGTACCGCCACG TGGCTGAAGGTGTCGTCCTCCGCCAGTGTGGCAGTGATGGCCAGTGGGGACTTTGGAGAGATCATACACAATGTGAGAACCCAGACAAGAATGAGGCCTTTCTG GACCAAAGGCTCATCTTGGAGCGGCTACAGGTCATGTACACTGTCGGCTACTCCCTGTCTCTCACCACACTGCTGCTAGCCCTGCTCATCTTGACTTTGTTCAG GCGGCTGCATTGCACTAGAAACTACATCCACATCAACCTGTTTGCGTCTTTCATGCTGCGAGCGGCGGCTATTCTCAGCCGAGATCGTCTACTGCCTCAACCCGGCCCCTACCCTGGGGACCAGGCCCCTGCACTGTGGAACCAG GCCCTCGCTGCCTGCCGCACGGCTCAGATCGTGACCCAGTACTGCGTGGGTGCCAACTACACGTGGCTGTTGGTGGAGGGAGTCTACCTGCACAGTCTCCTGGTGCTCGTGGGCGGCTCCGAGGGGGGCCACTTCCGCTGCTACCTGCTCCTCGGCTGGG GGGCCCCCGCGCTTTTCGTCATTCCCTGGGTGATCGTCAGGTACCTGTACGAGAACACGCA gtgctgggagcGCAATGAAGTCAAGGCCATTTGGTGGATCATACGGACCCCCATTCTCATGACCATCTTG attaatttcctcatttttatccGCATTCTTGGTATACTCCTGTCCAAGCTGAGGACAAGGCAAATGCGCTGCCGGGATTACCGGCTGAG GCTGGCTCGCTCCACGCTAACGCTGGTGCCCCTACTGGGTGTCCACGAGGTGGTGTTTGCTCCCGTGACCGAGGAACAGGCCCAGGGAGCCCTGCGCTTCGCCAAGCTCGGCTTTGAGATCTTCCTCAGCTCCTTCCAG GGCTTCCTGGTCAGCGTCCTCTACTGCTTCATCAACAAGGAGGTAGGAAGAGCCCCGACCGCCTCCCGCGCCCTCTGGTGGCCGCGCGGGGGTACGGCGCCGCCTCTGAGCACCACCGTATCGCAGGTGCAGTCGGAGATCCGCCGTGGCTGGCACCACTGCCGCCTGCGACGCAGCCTGGGCGAGGAGCAGCGCCACCTCCCGGAGTGCGTCTCCCGGGCCCTGCGCTCCGGCTCCGGCCCCATAGAGGTTCCTACCGGCCGCGCCTTGTCCTTGGGGACCCTCCCAGGGCCCAGGAATGAGGCCAGCCGGGTGTTAGAAAGTTACTGCTAG